The segment CGTGTATCTTTCATAATTATATTGTGGTAGAAATAGTAAATATACTGTAAAATTGTCATAATCGAGATTACATGtatctttcatataattatgataaaaataatagatatGTAATGTGAAATTATCATAACAAAGATTACATGTATCTTTCAAAGATAGTAGATATACTATGAAACTATCATAACAAAGATATACATGTATCTTTCATTATTGTGGTAGATATATTATAATCTCTATTATCCACAATTTAGTTAATTTCATAATGTATCTACTATCTCTCATCAATGCAATACATGTTTATCTAGATATATGAAGAAGGAAGACGAGAGGCCTCACCTTGTATCATAATGGACTAATAGACTTATAACGAAGGATTACTATTTAAACCGCCTCAATAATCAACACTGGCTATCATCACCTCCACAAATTATCACCACCCTTTTACAAGCGTCATTTCCTAATAACCCAACATCTCAAACTGACCATCAAAATCATAGCTAGTAGCTGCAACTGAAAATCACCTTCACCATTGATCTTCAACATAATCACTATCATCAACCTCTATTGCTGTTTATTATATGTTGATACAAATCCAAGATTGATATTTAATCACATCTGCCACCAGCCTTCAACATAAGCGCTACCATCAATCACCTTTATCACTATTTATAATGTATAGATATGAACTCAAGATTGAAATTTATTCACGTCTACCGAAAGCCTTCAATGTAATTGTTACCATCAACCTCTATGactatttatacaaatataaatttaagacTGAAACTTAATCACCTCCACCCATAGACTTTCAACTTCATTCTATCATCTATAACCTTTACCTACCATTTATCACATGTagataaaaatttcattaagatttgagatttattaattttttttatgatctcaagttaatatacaaaaataattaaacttataATAAAACACTTCAAGAGAATTTTTTTCACATTGCCATCTTTTAATATCCTCTAACGATTTTAACTTAATTACTTTGTTTTAAATACTTAAGCGATTtctattatttatgaattacgaattattttaatatactatatatgctattattgttattgttgaacTGCTTTGACAAAATACTATATATAATGATGATTTGTgctaacttttatttttaaaacttagaGGTTGAGTTTGATAGGTTAGAAGAATTGTTAACTATTATTAATACTTTCTATTGGTTTTTCTTCAAGCTCTGAATTACCCTCACACTAGATTGTCAATACTGTGTGTAATTAAACAATTcactattttaattatataatcttATCATAATCAAAGATTACATGTATCTTTCATAATTGTGGTAGAGATAGTAAATACATTGTGAAATTATCATAACAAAGATTAAATGTATCTGTCATAATTATGGTACAGATAGTAAATACATTGTGAAACTATCATAACAAAGATTACATATATCTTTCATACTTATAGTAAAAATAGTAgatataatgtgaaattatcaTAACAAAGATTACATGTACCTTTTATAATTGTGACAAAGATAATAGATATAATGTGAAACTATCATAATAAAGATTTCATAATTGTAACAGAGATAATGGATCTAATGTGAAACTATCATAACAGAGATCTATCATATACATGTATCTTTCATAATTGTGATAGATATAGTAGATATACTGTAATCTCTATTATCCACAATTTAGTTAATTTCACACTTTATCTTCTATGTCTTATCAATGCAATATATGTTTATATCTACTTGATATATGAAAGTGGGAGACAGAAGACATCACCGTATCCTCATGAACTAGTAAACTTATATCGGAGAATTGTTTTTTTACACTGTTCTAGAAATCAACACTAGCCATACACCTCCACAAACTATTTTCACCCTCTGCTCAAATCTTAGCATCTCAAATTGATCGTCAAAATCATAGCTAGTAGCTGCAACTGAAAATCACCTTCACCATTGATCTTCAACATAATCACTATCATCAACCTCTATTGCTGTTTATTATATGTTGATACAAATCCAAGATTGATATTTAATCACATCTGCCACCAGCCTTCAACATAATCACTATCATCAATCACCTCTATCACTATCTATCATGTATAGATACGAATTCAAGATTGAAATTTGATCGCCTCCACTAGCATCCTTCAACATAATCAGTACCATCAACCTCTACGCATATTtatcatatacaaatataaatttaaagctGAAATTTAATCACCTCCGTCCATAAACCTTCAACGTGATACTATTATCAATCACCTTTACTCACTATTTATCATGTGTAGATACAAACTttaagatttgagatttttttttttaatgatctcaagttaatatacaaataataatcaaatttatgataaattatttattgaatttcttttttctctctctatactATATATAAAGCAAATTAGGGTTCCAAAATTCCCAATTCTCCTTATTCGAGGTGTGTTctctctcaatttttttttctgatatCGTAAATAGACCATTGAAGTTCTTCAATCTTTCAGATCATTCTTAATTTTCTCGAAGTTCCTAAAGATCCAATCTTTAGAGTTCTCTTGGAATTCTAGCGGCCGAAACAATGCCTCCGAAAGCTGTAAAGAAGACACCGACAGGATCTGCAACGAAACGGGGCGGGCGGACAGCCCGAGGGACACCTAAATCACAAGGAAATCAGCCGGTGGCGGTGGCGGATGAACCGGTAAAAGTTGAGGTGTCTGCGGTGGtggaggagaagaagaaggtgGAGGTCAAACAAGAATCAAAACCGGTAGCTGACCGAAAAGCCGAGCCCGAGAAACCAGTGAAATCTGTGGAGAATCGGGTTGTTGCTGAGAAGAGTAAGTTTAATTGTTTTCTTATAAGTTGGTGTCATATGATCTTTGTTGATAATTTTCTGGCCAGCTTGTTTATATCTtacttgttgatattatattaattagataTCTTGTTGGTTAATTAAATTTCAGTAGTGAAGAATATTGAATTATTAGGTGTCTTTTCTGATATAGTAATTTGAATTCTTGTTGCTTAATCACTATAAATAATGTTTGGACTCTTCTCTGTTATATTAGTTCAAATTCTCGTTGGGTAAGAAATTAcagaaaatatattatcaaacATTATTGTAGTATAGGTACAAAAAACAGTTGGTTTTATGGGTGAGGTTTTGTCGGTGCGTACACTAGAACTAATCGAACTATAATAGAAGATTATCCAAGATAGGATGAACATGGGATGACAAAAGAGTTGTATATAAATTACACGATATGACCTGCTGAGAATTAATTGATATATGTTTGTCCCAATTAGCAATTTCTGCTTTGGTGGTTCTTGGTTAGAGCATGTAGCTGTATgaagaaaacaatgaaataGCAAATCaatgaatgatgatgattagCCATTTATAGTGATATTTATTCCCATaacatgtttttgttgattctattattcattcaattttatatgataaatCGTTGACGGGAAAATAGATTTACCTACTTAAGCTCTAGGCACATACAGCGGTAAAACCATATGTGTCCTCCACCTTTATGAGGGAAAGGTTTGGAATCAATTTGTAATTATAGAAAACTATAGAGGAAGTGTAGCTTCAGGATTCAGTCATAATTTGGAGATGGATTAAATTGTTGTTCATCCTTCAATGAAGGAGAAACTACAAAGGAGGGTTACAGTGACAAGGGTGATTAAGCTCTGCTGACCTTGAAATAAGAATCTTTATTTTGACATATTTCCCTTTCCATGGTTGCAACCCTCTTTTGGATCATGTTTTCTTGATCAagatatcaattttatttctatgGATAGTTTCAAGTTGTTGACAACTTAAAAGATTTACCATAAATCTGGTTACATGGGTCAAGGGGTTAGACCCTTCTATTTTCAGTTTATTTATGGGCCTGGATGGCTATTTTTAATGGCAGAGGACGATGTGAAGGAGTCAGTTGATGAATATGAAAAAGGCGAGCGATTAGATTTGGAGGATAATGATCCTGAATTTGAGCCTGAAGAGTATGGTGGTGTTGATTATGATGAGAGAGGAATTGAACATGAGGATGTTCAGGAAGAGGATTATGAAATagaggatgatccgcaagagggAGATGATGGTGAAGAGGAGGGGGGTGATATGGTTGAAGAGCATGAGGAAATTGAGGGTGAGGAAGAAAATGAGCGTGCATCTGGGGAGGAACATGAGCATGCTGAGATGGTTGATGCAGCTGAGGATGCAGAACATCACGAAGTTGCTAAAGAAAGACTTAAGAGGAAGGAATTCGAAATTTTTATTGGTGGCTTGGACAAGGATGCTGTTGAGGATGACCTCAGGAAAATTTTCAGTCAAGTTGGTGAGGTAACGGAAGTGAGACTCTTGATGAATCCTCTGACTAAGAAGAATAAAGGATTTGCATTCCTGCGTTTTGCAACAGTGGAACAAGCTAAACGAGCTTGTATTGAGCTGAAAAATCCAGTGGTACTCTCTTGATTCTGTAGTTATCAGAGCGCCTGATGTTCATTACTTGATAAAGCTTGTTTCCTAACATACCAACTTCCAGGTGAATGGCAAGAAATGTGGTGTTTCCCCAAGTCAAGATAGTGATACCCTATTCTTGGGCAACATATGCAAATCCTGGACAAAAGAAGCTGTAAGTAGACACAAGCAAATACATATGGTCATGAAACATCGACTTCTTAAGCTCTAAGAGCTGCTTAACTGCTGTCTGATATATGTTTACTTTCACTCCAGTTAAAAGAGAAGTTGAAGCATTATGGCATTGATAATGTTGAGGATTTGACATTAGTTGAAGACactaataatgaaggaatgaaTCGGGGATTTGCTTTTTTGGAGTTCCCGTCACGCTCAGAGGCCATGGATGCTTTCAAACGTCTACAGAAGAGAGATATTGTGTTTGGAGTTGATAGGCCTGCAAAGGTTTCTTTTGCAGATTCATTCATTGACCCTGGAGATGAAATTATGGCACAGGTAAGCTCTTCGGAACCATTTATCTGTTTTTGAAAAGGACTGCGGCTCTGGCCAAGTTTGGCTAATATGTTTTCCAAATGGAGTTGGTTACACTTAGCTTATTGGAGGAGCTGTCATTTTGCGGTGGACTATTTGGTATATACTAATTTTGAACTTGTTACTGAAGTAGTATATCCTTTGATGGTTTGCTTCCTACCTTCTTATTTTAGTACCTTATGCTTCAACAGGAAAGAAAGATGGGTGTGGCTATTGGTTGTATTTACTGCTACTTCAGTTAGACTGGATAACGGTGGTACCAGTCTAagattcttcatattttctttttgccGTTCTTGGTCCGGgcgggggagggggggggatAGAGTAAGCTAAGTGATTTTTTTCCATGAAGGTGCTCTTCGGATGACTTTGTAGGTCCAATGTAGATCTTGCAGTGCATCAAATCATTATTTGACAATTGATGTCTATTAATTTCAggttaaaacaatttttattgatGGTCTATCTGCATCTTGGGATGAGGATCGCGTGCGAGATTTACTTAAACAATATGGCAAGATTGAAAAAATTGAGCTTGCTCGTAATATGCCTTCTGCCAAGAGAAAGGATTTTGGATTCGTCTCCTTCGACACTCATGATGCTGCAGTCATTTGTGTCAAGAGCATTAATAATGAAGAGTTGGGGGAAGGAGATAAGAAGGTCCGTCTTTTTTGTCTTGAATCTTATCTGAACATGTCCTTCTTGTGCGTGCGTGCTTATAGTTGTATATTCCAGGTCAAAGTTAGGGCCAGATTATCACGACCACTTCAGAGGGGAAGAGGGAGATATGGTGCGCGTGATCTGCGACCTAGACGTGGGATGATGCGTGGCCCCCCTGCTCCTTGGGGTCGTCCAGTCTCTCGCCGACTCCCTGTTCGTGGATCTAGAGTTGGTTCACGTGTCCCTCCACTTGGGGATCGTAGTTTTAAACGACCTGTCACAATGAGGGATAGGCGACCAGTTATGGCCCCTAGGGGCAGACCTATGTCTCCACTATCCAGCAGGTCCTATGACAGGAGGCCACCTGGTATGGATCAGTTCTGAACTTTTGTTTTGCCCTGCTGCTTCCACACTATTTTCTTTCTAGTGACTAAAATTGAATTGCAGTTCCTTCATATTCAAAGAGTAACTTGAAGAGGGAGTATGCACGACATGAGGAAATTCCTCCTCCTAGAAGCAGATCCACAGTGGATTATCCTTCTAGGTTTCCTTCCGACAGACGTGTTTCCTACAGGGATGACTATTCCTCTCGTAGCTCGGCATACTCTGATTTTCCTAGAGGTACTGCTCGCACAACGACAAGGAGAacttatgttgatgatgattatgaacAGCGGTATGAAAGGCCTCCTCCTGCGTATCGTGAGGGCAGAGGTAGGGAATATGACTCCACGTCGGGCTCCAAACGTTCATACAGTGCAATGGTATGTAGTCTTAGCCAGTGTGTGAGATTTACTTAATGCAGTGGGATATTTTGATGTTTGTAACATTCTTGATCTACATAAGATGTAAGATCTAATTTAGTGTGTCCACATGTCAGGATGATGTTCCTCCCCGCTATGCTGATGCAGGACCCCGCCCTTCTCGTGCTCGTTTGGATTATGAACTTGGTGATGCTAGTGGCGCACAATATGGGGATTACAGTGACAGGTATGCTGTTTTTCTATTGAGATGATAGTTATATCCCTTGCAATTCTAGTGTTATACTGACTTTTTTCCTGAATAGCAGTAGGCTAGGGAGATCAAATGCTGGATATAGTGGCAGCCGGAGTTCCCTTTCTGGTCAAGATTCTCATGGAATGTATAGCAGTCGTCAAGGAGGCTATGGTGGAGGTGAGTTCTTAGTGTTCTTTGAAAAATCTGGGGCTCATGTGAACTGTAGGTGTTATATTTTTCGACTTTGGACATCTGTCGTAACTTCTTTTTGGGGGTTTACAGGCTCCTATGATGGCAGTGGTGTCAGTGGAATGTATTCATCTGGCTATGGTGGCGATTACATGTCTCGTAGCAATGATGTATactttatttttacaattatttgTCTGGAGCTTCAGTTTTGATTGCGCACCACTGTATTTATGTTACTCTGTTGAAATTTTCAGGTTGCTGGTAGCTCTTATTCATCAGCCTATTCCAGCCGTAGCATGGGTGGTAGTGGTTATATGGGCAGTGGTGATTCTGGATCTTATTACTAAGGTACGTCACATGTTAAAAGCTTGtgttatttgatgtttattttgttCTCGTGTCCAGAGTATCTTTTTACTGAATTAGCAATTCTTTTTCCCTGTTAAGTTGTGGGGAAGATGGAGTTACAAAGTTTATACTTGTGTTTCTTCTAATAAGAGTTGCAGTGGAAGATGAGGAACTTTTGGTCACCACAAATTTGTTTATGGTACAGATTTGAGTTGGACAAAAAGATTGCAACTGGATGTGTATAGCTGGAAGCTCCTTGTGCAATTGGATCCCACCAGAAGAAGCTGGAGTTGATCTGTTAATTACCTCATTATTTAAATAGGGTGAGAGTGTCTTAGTTTTAGGTTGTATTGCTCCAGAGCATGTTGGATTCTAGTGTGGGGAAAAGAGACATCTGGTCCTTTCCTGCTGTAAGGAATAATGAGCTTTTTAGAGTACACTGACACTCAGCTGTTTAAACAATGGAATATTTTGTTATGGTATCTCCATGTAAGAATTTACTGGAATAATAGGGGGGGTATCCTGCATGATTATTTCAAGGGCAATGGTTCATGGAAGTGCAAGTTACCTACTATCTGGTTAAGATCCCTTTAGGATAGTTTTTGACAGCATTATGTCCAGTTGTCTGATATTTTTCTCACAAGAATGCATTGTGTCAAAAAGAGATTCGTTTAAGTGATCAAAGTATCTGGTATTCTGTTTTAGTCAATGGATTGACACACATTCTGAAATATAATTAACATTGCTTTTGAAGATGTGAGATTATGATTGTAGCGAAGGGAAAATAAGTATCCGGTTAGATATGCTTGGAGATGATGTAATCCTGAAGCAAAAGGAAGAGAGTTGTATGTCAGTTGCTCAATTTACAAAACCAACTTATTcttaaaaggaaagaaagaaattgaTTTCTGATGTGTGTTTGCGAACCCCATCATTGTGAATTCTCTGTGCACAAGTCTTGGTGCTTCATTTTGTTGCTGTAGTCCTTGGATTTTGAGCTGCTATGAACAAGACTTGTGCACAGAGAATTCACAGTGGAGATAATGTACTCTTTCATGACATCAACATTACATTATTCCTGACAGCTTATGCTGAAGTTGATTTTTATTGAGATACTTCATTCTTATAAGCGTGAGGACATGGCGATCTGAAGAGTTGCACTGTGCTGCACTCGTTTGTTCTGTTTCTTCATTACAGGATGCGTCTCTGCTATCTTTGAAGTTATCAAGGGGGTTTCAGTGTAGAGTTTTTACTAAAGATGCAAGTGGTACTTTTCTTAGTTTTACTGTAAAGAGGGAACTATAACGGTTCATGAAACTGCTGGTCTTTGTTCCTTGTAGAATGATGAAGTGTTAAAACTAAGCAACTAATGGCACCAGATGTTTGAGCATTTTGTTAACTGATTTTAATGTTATAGTTGCAGTCTTGCTCCGGTTTGGAACAATGTTCCTGTACCGTGATTTCGAGCGCAAACTTAGATTTGGATACATAATCAGTGTCATGATGATAAATGATGAAAGCTATAGCTGATTTTGCTTTGTGTTGTATCAGCTTGTTTTGTTTGCACTCAATATTTGGTAAGTAGGAACCTACCTAGAAGAATGACTCAGTAGTACTGACAAAAGATGCAAGTTGTGCTCTATTattactctttttttatttcaatctttACTGGACTTGGAAGTCTTGGCGTATTTAGTGGGAAGTAGAATAATGACAATTACTCAATGACTTTCACGATCAAgcttaattatataatagtaCTAGTTATAAGTCACGTACGATTCAATCAAACGAAAAAAATCTTATGGTATAAATTTCAGAAAACGTGCAAGGAAATTTTGACCTATATCAAGTCCAACTGGCAAAAGTTGGTAACTCGGTTGACTCGAACTTAAAAATATTTCGTgttaaagtgtttttttttttttttggataatcgTTTGTGTTTGCCTAATCAATTTGAGAAAAGTATATTTGTCGATTGCTTGACCAATGCTCCAATAGTGCTTTAGGGAGagtgttttttttctctccagTTTTTGGATAGCAACTTTTGTTTTACTACTGAAAAATGATTAGTTTTCAGTGCTTTAAACACACAACTCTCTAAAGTAAGTGTTTTTGGCTTCTCAGAAGTTTGACTAAGTAAACCACAGTGAAAAACAAAACTATTTAGTTTTTTGGtacttactatatatatatatatatataagcataAGAGTGCTTGAGCATTCGAGGCACTAAACGTTGAAACTTGTCATAGCTTTGAGTTAGCAAAACTTAGAATGGATAATAGGCTATTTCATGCATCACGAACAGGGAGCGTTGATGTTCTGATGGAGCTATTAAGATCTGATCCTATTATTGTTCGCCGTGTTGGCTTAGTTGATGGTGATTCCCCCTTGCACCTTGCTTGTTTGGGTGGCCACTTCAATTTTGTGAAGGAGCTTCTCAAGTTGAGGAAAGAACGTGCAGGGGAGCTAAGTCAGAATGGTTTCAGTTGCTTGCATATTGCTGCTGCGAATGGGGACTTACACATTGTCAAGGAGATTTTACAAGTGGACATTGGTTTGTGCCTTGTGAAGGGCAGGGAGAGAAGAATTCCTCTTCATTCTGCTGTTATCAAAGGCAGAGTTGATGTCATGAAAGAGTTGCTCTCTGCTTGTGTTGAATCTGTTGAAGTTGTGACTTCTCGAGGGGAAACCGTGCTCCACCTTGCTGTCAAGAGCGGTCAGTTTGAAGCTTTGGAAGTGTTGATCAAGCACATCAAGATGTTCAATAAGATGGATGTCTTTAACAAACAGGATGAGCTAGGAAATAGTGTCTTGCACCTTGCAGCAGCAAGGAAACAGCACGAGGTACGTAGATATTATATTAGCCAGTTGCTAGCATATTGCTTCAATTTTCTTGTCTACACGACTCGTTTCTATACTACCATATAAATAGCAGAGTCGGGATTTTCACTAAGAAACCATAGATATTTCAGGTGGTGGATCTCTTGCTGAATGGGAGCTTACCAGCAAATTGGGCAGTCGGAGTGAATTCTTTGAACCAAATGGGATTCACAGCTCTTGAcgtcttttttctttctcaaagTGAAGCTGGCGATAGGGAAATTGAAGACATTCTTCGACAAGCAGGAGCCCTTAAGGCCACAGACATGGTAGGAATACCAATCAGGTCATGTAATCAAATTCGTGCATCTAACAGACAACATGGGGAGGTAATGTCTTACATATATGTCTCGAAAACACCCCCTCATCACTTGAGGGGACCGATTCTTTATCATTCACCAAGTACGTGATCTGTTAGAGAAAACACACTTTTATTCACTTAATTACTACGTCTCAAACAGGTAATGCCTAGACGAAAGACTAAGAGTGGGTGGTTAGTAGACTTCCTAAAGTACGACAGAGATAGAGATAGCATAGAATCTATAAGAGAAGTACTAGTTGTGATCATGATGCTCATAGCTATGCTCACATTTCAAGCTGCTCTTAATCCTCCAGGCAACttacaacaacagcaacagcccAGTTACCAAATCGAAGCTGATCACCTGATTCACTATTCATCACACATATTCTTGTTTTTCAACTCACTCGGGTTCTTCATCAGCCTCCACGTGTTCCACATCGTTACGAGGGCATTTCCCATGAGACTTGAGCTGATATTCTGTGTGTTTGCAATTGGGATAACGTACATCAGTTGCCTAATGATCAAGTTGCCAACATACTTCTGCTATTATCTTTGTGTAGGCATACCATTCTTACTCGTCTTTGCTCTGAACATCTCACGTTCTGCAGATTATTTGCATCCACACAAAATTACATCTGCTGATCCTTCACTAGTTAACCAACCTTGAAggattatatatttgaattttgttcTTAGCTCTGTATTCCGGAGAGTTATAGGATTTAACTATGTATCGCGGAGGCgaatttagaatttatttatgtttaacgTAACACTTCAGGTTTACCTCTGTATACAAAGGTTGTTTTCAGAGCAAACCAAAgtatgttaaatatataaaaatatttcgcctaatattattatatgaacaTTATTATGAAAGAGATTAATAGGAGTATAATTTTAGATTATGATTTGTgaatttcaatttataaattAGTATAGCAACTGTTAATTGATTTCTTAATGATAAACGTGCTATCTGTTTGTTTTCTTaaccaaatttaataaaatgacCAACATCTAATATCTTCAGATCCAacaataaatagtaaaaaatttatgatttttctttgatGGTAAGTCACAATTCAAAACaatgcattaaaataatatagggAAAAAGCATAAATTCATGATCTATtacacatttatattattcaaaagtaaatttatttCCACCCTAAAACGTGTAATAACACTCTCACGTTATGTGGTGTAGTACACTCACTGCCAcgtcataaattatatttattttatttattaatttttcttgtaTTAACTATATTTTGCTCTAATTAATCTCAAAttgacttttttaattttttaataattaaaaaatacaattaactaACAAATCTatgaaaattaactaaaaaaaattgtgctaTTAGattgtgataaaaaaataaaaaagtgtgATAGAATaaagaataagaaagaaaagacaATGGGTGGAgtgtgaagaagaagaggtgTAGGTGTGGGGGCAGAAAAGAgaattataacatttttttcttactaTTTTTTCAAGCTGACGcgcctattttatttttttatttttgccaCATCAATTTTAGGGTGTTATAAAATTCACTTTTGAATAATATAGGTGTGTAATATATCAATGTGATGGTTTAAACGTGTAATTGACTTTTAGGGATAAGTTTAAGgggaaatttatgtttttatccaataatatatttgtttggAACTTTTCAAAACTAGAATAAACACATTCTATAGTAACATTATTAGTTAGCC is part of the Solanum lycopersicum chromosome 1, SLM_r2.1 genome and harbors:
- the LOC101251325 gene encoding uncharacterized protein isoform X2, coding for MPPKAVKKTPTGSATKRGGRTARGTPKSQGNQPVAVADEPVKVEVSAVVEEKKKVEVKQESKPVADRKAEPEKPVKSVENRVVAEKKDDVKESVDEYEKGERLDLEDNDPEFEPEEYGGVDYDERGIEHEDVQEEDYEIEDDPQEGDDGEEEGGDMVEEHEEIEGEEENERASGEEHEHAEMVDAAEDAEHHEVAKERLKRKEFEIFIGGLDKDAVEDDLRKIFSQVGEVTEVRLLMNPLTKKNKGFAFLRFATVEQAKRACIELKNPVVNGKKCGVSPSQDSDTLFLGNICKSWTKEALKEKLKHYGIDNVEDLTLVEDTNNEGMNRGFAFLEFPSRSEAMDAFKRLQKRDIVFGVDRPAKVSFADSFIDPGDEIMAQVKTIFIDGLSASWDEDRVRDLLKQYGKIEKIELARNMPSAKRKDFGFVSFDTHDAAVICVKSINNEELGEGDKKVKVRARLSRPLQRGRGRYGARDLRPRRGMMRGPPAPWGRPVSRRLPVRGSRVGSRVPPLGDRSFKRPVTMRDRRPVMAPRGRPMSPLSSRSYDRRPPVPSYSKSNLKREYARHEEIPPPRSRSTVDYPSRFPSDRRVSYRDDYSSRSSAYSDFPRGTARTTTRRTYVDDDYEQRYERPPPAYREGRGREYDSTSGSKRSYSAMDDVPPRYADAGPRPSRARLDYELGDASGAQYGDYSDSRLGRSNAGYSGSRSSLSGQDSHGMYSSRQGGYGGGSYDGSGVSGMYSSGYGGDYMSRSNDVAGSSYSSAYSSRSMGGSGYMGSGDSGSYY
- the LOC101246387 gene encoding ankyrin repeat-containing protein BDA1-like isoform X1, with amino-acid sequence MDNRLFHASRTGSVDVLMELLRSDPIIVRRVGLVDGDSPLHLACLGGHFNFVKELLKLRKERAGELSQNGFSCLHIAAANGDLHIVKEILQVDIGLCLVKGRERRIPLHSAVIKGRVDVMKELLSACVESVEVVTSRGETVLHLAVKSGQFEALEVLIKHIKMFNKMDVFNKQDELGNSVLHLAAARKQHEIFQVVDLLLNGSLPANWAVGVNSLNQMGFTALDVFFLSQSEAGDREIEDILRQAGALKATDMVGIPIRSCNQIRASNRQHGEVMPRRKTKSGWLVDFLKYDRDRDSIESIREVLVVIMMLIAMLTFQAALNPPGNLQQQQQPSYQIEADHLIHYSSHIFLFFNSLGFFISLHVFHIVTRAFPMRLELIFCVFAIGITYISCLMIKLPTYFCYYLCVGIPFLLVFALNISRSADYLHPHKITSADPSLVNQP
- the LOC101246387 gene encoding ankyrin repeat-containing protein BDA1-like isoform X2, whose amino-acid sequence is MDNRLFHASRTGSVDVLMELLRSDPIIVRRVGLVDGDSPLHLACLGGHFNFVKELLKLRKERAGELSQNGFSCLHIAAANGDLHIVKEILQVDIGLCLVKGRERRIPLHSAVIKGRVDVMKELLSACVESVEVVTSRGETVLHLAVKSGQFEALEVLIKHIKMFNKMDVFNKQDELGNSVLHLAAARKQHEVVDLLLNGSLPANWAVGVNSLNQMGFTALDVFFLSQSEAGDREIEDILRQAGALKATDMVGIPIRSCNQIRASNRQHGEVMPRRKTKSGWLVDFLKYDRDRDSIESIREVLVVIMMLIAMLTFQAALNPPGNLQQQQQPSYQIEADHLIHYSSHIFLFFNSLGFFISLHVFHIVTRAFPMRLELIFCVFAIGITYISCLMIKLPTYFCYYLCVGIPFLLVFALNISRSADYLHPHKITSADPSLVNQP
- the LOC101251325 gene encoding uncharacterized protein isoform X1, encoding MPPKAVKKTPTGSATKRGGRTARGTPKSQGNQPVAVADEPVKVEVSAVVEEKKKVEVKQESKPVADRKAEPEKPVKSVENRVVAEKKDDVKESVDEYEKGERLDLEDNDPEFEPEEYGGVDYDERGIEHEDVQEEDYEIEDDPQEGDDGEEEGGDMVEEHEEIEGEEENERASGEEHEHAEMVDAAEDAEHHEVAKERLKRKEFEIFIGGLDKDAVEDDLRKIFSQVGEVTEVRLLMNPLTKKNKGFAFLRFATVEQAKRACIELKNPVVNGKKCGVSPSQDSDTLFLGNICKSWTKEALKEKLKHYGIDNVEDLTLVEDTNNEGMNRGFAFLEFPSRSEAMDAFKRLQKRDIVFGVDRPAKVSFADSFIDPGDEIMAQVKTIFIDGLSASWDEDRVRDLLKQYGKIEKIELARNMPSAKRKDFGFVSFDTHDAAVICVKSINNEELGEGDKKVKVRARLSRPLQRGRGRYGARDLRPRRGMMRGPPAPWGRPVSRRLPVRGSRVGSRVPPLGDRSFKRPVTMRDRRPVMAPRGRPMSPLSSRSYDRRPPVPSYSKSNLKREYARHEEIPPPRSRSTVDYPSRFPSDRRVSYRDDYSSRSSAYSDFPRGTARTTTRRTYVDDDYEQRYERPPPAYREGRGREYDSTSGSKRSYSAMDDVPPRYADAGPRPSRARLDYELGDASGAQYGDYSDSSRLGRSNAGYSGSRSSLSGQDSHGMYSSRQGGYGGGSYDGSGVSGMYSSGYGGDYMSRSNDVAGSSYSSAYSSRSMGGSGYMGSGDSGSYY